The Chloroherpetonaceae bacterium DNA segment CGCGCTTCAAGTGAAAGAAGTCTTGAGTGATACCCCAGAAAAGCCGAAGACCAAATGGCGAGGAAGCAAATATCAGCCCTTCGAGCGATTGAAACGTCGCGATGTTCGGGTTCTTATTTTTGAAGAGCCAACGGCAAAATCAATGCCCAAGAAGCCGTAAGTCCGATTTCGTCCGAATCGAAAAAGCTTAGGTTTTTTGCTTTTTCTTCTGCGCCGCGGGGAATAAAATGTTGTTCAGAATAAGGCGATAGCCTGCCGAATTTTTGTGGAGCGAGAGATCGGTGGGCGGGTCTCCAACTTGATGCTGATAGTCCTCCGGGTCATGTCCGCCATAAAAGCAAAACTGTCCTCGCCCGAA contains these protein-coding regions:
- a CDS encoding asparagine synthetase B: QNHRTVIKSFYGQTTSFRKSLVKPSVVIMGEKKNADEVKYLHGIFGRGQFCFYGGHDPEDYQHQVGDPPTDLSLHKNSAGYRLILNNILFPAAQKKKQKT